From Halapricum desulfuricans, a single genomic window includes:
- a CDS encoding response regulator, which translates to MDESFRVLAVDDDPGMSELIAEFLPREDDRFTVETALSATEALDRFEQETFDAIISDYQMPDIDGLDFLQTLREEFDSDIPFIVFTGKGREEVAIDALNLGADRYLQKGGDPTSQYSVLADAVRNEIEKHQTKAELRALNRELTAQNHQLEAYTEQLETTERRLRDEIEERKKRERELRRHKRLLDALFDFVPIHLFIKDREARHLWVSSEFYDDPERWIGKRDTEVEYDVPDEFSEEAYQDDLRVIEEGEQIIDKETYDEARDRYFLTSKVPWRDEDGDIVGLLGYSFDVTDQKEREQRLRTIIDNLPGIVYRCEQRPGWPMEIVRGRVEELTGYTAEQIERGTVSWGEDIIVPDDRDRVWEEVGLAVKNDEPFELAYRIETRSGERRRVWERGQPAQVADDTTRIEGLIMDIPENIRNMVGD; encoded by the coding sequence ATGGACGAGTCGTTTCGAGTGCTGGCGGTCGACGACGATCCGGGCATGTCGGAACTGATCGCCGAGTTCTTACCCCGGGAAGACGACCGTTTCACCGTTGAGACCGCTCTGTCGGCGACTGAAGCGCTGGACCGCTTCGAGCAGGAGACGTTCGACGCGATTATTTCCGACTATCAAATGCCCGATATCGACGGGCTCGATTTTCTGCAGACGCTCCGGGAGGAGTTCGACAGCGATATCCCGTTCATCGTTTTCACCGGCAAGGGGCGAGAGGAGGTAGCGATCGACGCGCTCAACCTCGGAGCCGATCGGTACCTCCAGAAAGGGGGCGATCCCACCTCTCAGTACAGCGTGCTGGCCGATGCGGTCCGCAACGAGATCGAGAAACACCAGACGAAAGCGGAATTGCGTGCGCTGAACCGGGAACTCACGGCACAGAACCACCAGCTGGAAGCCTACACCGAGCAACTCGAGACGACCGAACGGCGACTCCGAGACGAAATCGAGGAGCGAAAGAAACGCGAACGGGAGTTGCGACGCCACAAACGGCTTCTCGACGCCCTGTTCGACTTCGTCCCGATACATCTGTTCATCAAGGACCGGGAGGCTCGCCACCTCTGGGTAAGCAGCGAGTTCTACGACGATCCCGAGCGTTGGATCGGTAAACGGGACACAGAAGTCGAGTACGATGTCCCGGATGAGTTCTCCGAGGAGGCGTATCAAGATGACCTACGGGTTATCGAAGAGGGGGAGCAGATTATCGATAAAGAAACCTACGACGAAGCTCGAGACAGGTATTTCCTCACGTCGAAAGTGCCCTGGCGCGACGAGGACGGCGACATCGTCGGACTCCTCGGCTATTCGTTCGACGTCACCGACCAGAAAGAACGCGAACAGCGACTCCGGACGATCATCGACAACCTGCCCGGGATCGTCTATCGATGCGAGCAACGACCGGGGTGGCCGATGGAGATTGTCCGCGGCCGTGTCGAGGAGCTGACCGGCTACACGGCCGAACAGATCGAACGCGGCACGGTGAGCTGGGGCGAAGACATCATCGTCCCGGACGACAGAGATCGAGTCTGGGAAGAGGTTGGTCTGGCCGTCAAGAACGACGAACCCTTCGAACTGGCCTATCGGATCGAGACCCGCTCCGGCGAACGGAGACGGGTCTGGGAACGAGGACAGCCCGCACAGGTGGCGGACGACACGACTCGAATAGAGGGATTGATCATGGACATCCCCGAAAATATTCGGAACATGGTCGGGGACTGA
- a CDS encoding DUF2249 domain-containing protein: MEPTDVLDSEAVPDRAGHETLDVRELPPPKPLQETLEAVVDLGDDVLIQINDRRPQHLFPKLDDRGLEYESTGDDPVYTAIWQP, from the coding sequence ATGGAGCCGACAGACGTGCTCGACAGCGAGGCGGTCCCGGACCGAGCCGGCCACGAGACGCTCGACGTCCGCGAACTGCCGCCGCCGAAACCACTCCAGGAGACCCTCGAAGCGGTCGTCGACCTCGGGGACGACGTGTTGATCCAGATCAACGACCGACGGCCCCAGCACCTGTTCCCGAAACTCGACGACCGGGGGCTCGAATACGAATCGACAGGTGACGATCCGGTCTACACGGCGATCTGGCAGCCGTGA
- a CDS encoding TIGR04053 family radical SAM/SPASM domain-containing protein: MHPRDIDLSERPFVLIWEVTQACELECKHCRADARPDRHPGELTTAEGKELLSEVAEFGDDQLVVLSGGDPLVRDDLVELVRYGVEQGLSMTLTPSGTDALTPEIVDELADAGLRRLALSVDGASAEAHDEFRGEPGSFEGTVSVARHARERGIPLQINTTVCRETLPELPDLADLVEDLGAVLWSVFFLVPIGRGQVLDPIDPERSDRVMEWLLEQSRERSFGVKTTEAPHYRRVATQARQGGEAVAPATADEIGRRTSIRAGNGFAFVSHLGEVYPSGFLPVSAGSVRDRSIVDIYRNSDLFTDLRDVENLNGKCGACEYRGVCGGSRSRAYAYTGDPLESDPLCPYVPSEYDGPTPDQVIDRSMSNPADD; this comes from the coding sequence ATGCATCCTCGGGACATCGATCTATCGGAGCGGCCGTTCGTCCTCATCTGGGAGGTCACCCAGGCCTGTGAACTCGAGTGCAAGCACTGTCGGGCGGACGCCCGGCCCGACCGCCATCCGGGCGAGCTGACGACCGCGGAGGGAAAGGAGTTGCTCTCGGAGGTGGCCGAATTCGGCGACGACCAGCTCGTCGTGCTCTCGGGCGGTGACCCGCTCGTCCGGGACGACCTGGTCGAACTCGTCCGGTACGGCGTCGAGCAGGGACTGTCGATGACACTCACGCCCAGCGGGACCGACGCACTGACACCCGAAATCGTCGACGAGTTGGCCGATGCGGGACTGCGACGGCTGGCGCTGAGCGTCGACGGCGCGAGCGCCGAGGCCCACGACGAGTTCCGCGGCGAGCCGGGCAGTTTCGAGGGGACTGTCTCGGTCGCGCGCCATGCCCGCGAGCGGGGCATCCCGCTGCAGATCAACACGACCGTCTGCCGGGAGACGCTCCCGGAGCTTCCCGATCTGGCAGACCTGGTGGAGGACCTCGGGGCCGTGCTCTGGTCGGTGTTCTTCCTCGTGCCGATCGGCCGCGGACAGGTCCTCGACCCGATCGATCCCGAACGGTCCGATCGCGTCATGGAGTGGCTGCTCGAACAGTCACGGGAGCGCTCGTTCGGCGTCAAGACCACCGAAGCGCCGCACTACCGCCGGGTCGCGACGCAGGCACGGCAGGGTGGCGAGGCTGTCGCACCCGCCACGGCCGACGAGATCGGCCGGCGGACGAGCATCCGGGCCGGCAACGGGTTCGCGTTCGTGAGCCACCTCGGGGAGGTGTACCCGTCGGGGTTCCTCCCCGTGTCGGCCGGCTCGGTCCGGGACCGCTCGATCGTCGATATCTACCGGAACTCCGACCTGTTTACCGATCTGCGGGACGTCGAGAACCTGAACGGGAAGTGCGGGGCCTGCGAGTATCGCGGCGTCTGTGGCGGCTCTCGATCGCGGGCGTACGCCTACACCGGCGACCCGCTCGAAAGCGACCCGCTGTGTCCGTACGTCCCCTCCGAGTACGACGGACCGACACCCGACCAAGTGATCGACAGATCGATGTCGAACCCGGCCGACGACTGA
- a CDS encoding TetR/AcrR family transcriptional regulator: MTDRDDGPSFSFVSEPEDTRERIMQATFETVQAHGFAGLSIGRIADRADLSKSSVYHFYDDKDDLLLAFLDAMLAQFGGPLADADFDDPETELWTLVDFGLYGTTGEQFPPVDGVGDVNGRPYVELRSQATHDDEYRDRFTDIDASMHERLATVIDRGIDDGVFRPVDPDRTAQFLLTVLLGGLFRRATSDGLDADAVRSELEAVVDDRLLPA; encoded by the coding sequence ATGACAGATCGCGACGACGGACCGTCGTTTTCGTTCGTCAGCGAGCCGGAAGACACGCGCGAACGGATCATGCAGGCGACGTTCGAGACCGTCCAGGCGCACGGGTTCGCGGGGCTGTCGATCGGCCGGATCGCCGACCGGGCCGACCTCAGCAAGTCCTCGGTGTACCACTTCTACGACGACAAGGACGACCTCTTGCTCGCGTTCCTGGACGCGATGCTCGCCCAGTTCGGCGGGCCGCTGGCGGACGCCGACTTCGACGACCCGGAGACGGAACTCTGGACGCTCGTCGATTTCGGCCTCTACGGGACGACCGGCGAACAGTTCCCGCCGGTCGACGGGGTCGGCGACGTGAACGGCCGGCCCTACGTGGAACTTCGATCGCAGGCGACCCACGACGACGAGTATCGCGATCGGTTCACCGACATCGACGCGTCGATGCACGAGCGACTCGCGACGGTCATCGACCGCGGTATCGACGACGGCGTCTTTCGACCGGTCGACCCCGATCGCACGGCGCAGTTCCTGCTGACGGTGTTGCTCGGTGGGCTGTTCCGCCGGGCTACCAGTGACGGCCTCGACGCCGACGCGGTCCGATCCGAGCTCGAAGCCGTCGTCGACGACAGGCTACTGCCGGCGTAG
- a CDS encoding MoaD/ThiS family protein, with the protein MVTTVEVKCTGHVRSAVGTGSFEYTFDGSSLREFLDAFFEEYDVADMLIAETEADATARGWAPLEGDPPGVWNKNPEGEQTRAFARVAVNGRFNEHLDGLDTELEGGDRVALMYPFVFCF; encoded by the coding sequence ATGGTGACGACAGTCGAGGTCAAGTGTACCGGCCACGTTCGGTCGGCAGTCGGCACGGGGAGTTTCGAGTACACGTTCGACGGATCGTCGCTTCGGGAGTTTCTCGACGCGTTCTTCGAGGAGTACGACGTCGCCGATATGCTCATCGCCGAGACGGAAGCCGACGCGACTGCACGCGGATGGGCACCCCTGGAAGGAGATCCACCCGGAGTCTGGAACAAGAACCCGGAGGGCGAACAGACCAGGGCGTTCGCCCGCGTCGCCGTCAACGGCCGGTTCAACGAACACCTCGACGGCCTCGATACGGAACTCGAAGGCGGAGATCGGGTGGCGCTGATGTATCCGTTCGTGTTTTGTTTCTAG
- a CDS encoding DUF2249 domain-containing protein produces the protein MSSEMTETADERLDVRNIDGEPFGDIMAALSSLPEGDTLLLINSFEPEPLYDVIESRGFTYEATEVGPDEWHIEIEHA, from the coding sequence ATGAGTTCAGAAATGACCGAGACGGCGGACGAACGACTCGACGTGCGGAACATCGACGGCGAGCCGTTCGGGGACATTATGGCCGCACTGAGCAGTCTCCCTGAGGGAGACACGCTACTGTTGATCAACAGCTTCGAGCCGGAGCCGCTCTACGACGTCATCGAGAGTCGCGGCTTCACCTACGAGGCGACCGAAGTCGGGCCCGACGAGTGGCACATTGAGATCGAACACGCGTAG
- a CDS encoding MMPL family transporter, giving the protein MTGDIAETIADNARIVIAVMLVASVIVGSGVTMLDRSTSLDQFQTDADEADALDYTDANFSSGPENATRAQVIVQDEDVLDRETLVAMLEYEQSIRTNETIDGTLADEDPTASVAQVLATASIREDRVEDLQDRQRELDETKAALHGALESLVSNPNRSVRPAFESVDANSSVNLTEEDYDLFNDTVTERRGANANASIDGVNGTDTSDSTNETDGVKNRNQDESILAEEYANLSDERAAIDSIDPTLDEQVEALQSLNDSQIDDLAAEALAANASRSAGALAFMPEYYEPGTADVNATLLVVTQESPGGSFAPGDAPEAIEDAQTAIADLAPGDDSMSVLVYGDGIVSTEIRDSMTDSVLLVGPLAAAFVLFVLVVVYRDPLDILLGLGGIGLVLVWTFGTMGWSGIAFSQPFIVVLVLLIGLSIDYGLHVVMRYREEREDEDTSPSKAMAVGLGSVGVALAYVTTTTVIGFLSNLTSPLSIFREIGLVSAIGIVAALLVFGVLVPALKVELDDVLESRGFDRVKPAVGTGRGPINTVLDTGSTLATTAPYVVIVVAVVISGVGVYGGTDIDASFEQSDFLAEDPADWLKDLPEPVAPGTYTAETAIETLDSDFVRQDTTATILVRGDVTDPETLDRMDEARTNASDLSVTETYADGSAAISDPITVMDDVAARNESFNETLAASDTDGDGVPDENVTAVFDDLYRVAPDDASTVVHREGGEYQALRMVVTVDGDAEAETVTDQMDWIADDIDGGGVAAIATGDVIVNQITADQLAETAILSLVVALLSVLVFLSIAYRVTEGSASLGVVTIVPVAMTLAWVLGTMALLEIPFNIVTGMITGLTIGLGVDYSLHISERFNQELDGAQSVPTALHETVIGTGGALLSSAATTAAGFAVLLVAILPFLQSFGLITALTIVYAFLAAVFVLPSILVVWARFTGDAGQGATSRSETQADRSEAHTAKEQPAVKASGPPALTDRLAARTIERPYPLPGQSLPVTVSIRGIEGRVSVREQAPGTVTDVDADPEPVAVNRNDDELTVLWELDTPETEATLSYSVGLPEESTDGDELAFDGAVQTASGHYSAEGDETATVVDDLFQRALERGNVTGADLRAAADQSDASTEQFHRLRRAWLSGE; this is encoded by the coding sequence ATGACGGGAGATATCGCCGAAACGATCGCGGACAACGCACGGATCGTTATCGCAGTGATGCTCGTGGCGTCGGTCATCGTCGGGAGCGGTGTGACGATGCTCGATCGCTCGACGTCGCTCGATCAGTTCCAGACCGACGCCGACGAGGCTGACGCGCTCGATTACACGGACGCCAACTTCTCGTCGGGGCCAGAGAACGCGACCCGGGCCCAGGTCATCGTCCAGGACGAGGACGTCCTCGATCGAGAGACGCTCGTGGCGATGCTCGAATACGAGCAGTCCATCCGCACCAACGAGACGATCGACGGGACGCTCGCGGACGAGGATCCGACCGCGAGCGTCGCGCAAGTACTCGCAACTGCATCGATCCGGGAGGACCGCGTCGAAGACCTGCAGGACCGCCAGCGCGAACTCGACGAGACGAAAGCGGCCCTCCACGGGGCGCTCGAATCACTCGTCTCGAACCCGAACCGGAGTGTGCGTCCGGCCTTCGAGAGCGTCGACGCCAACAGTTCGGTGAACCTCACCGAGGAAGACTACGACCTGTTCAACGACACTGTCACAGAGCGCCGTGGCGCAAACGCGAATGCCAGTATCGACGGCGTGAACGGCACAGACACGTCCGATAGCACCAACGAGACAGACGGCGTGAAAAATCGGAACCAGGACGAGAGCATCCTCGCCGAGGAGTACGCGAACCTGTCGGACGAACGGGCGGCGATCGACAGTATCGATCCGACACTCGACGAGCAAGTCGAAGCGCTCCAGTCGTTGAACGACTCGCAGATCGACGATCTCGCTGCGGAAGCGCTGGCTGCGAACGCGAGCCGCTCCGCCGGGGCACTGGCGTTTATGCCGGAGTACTACGAGCCGGGGACCGCGGACGTGAACGCCACGCTGCTGGTCGTCACCCAGGAGAGTCCCGGCGGGTCGTTCGCTCCGGGCGACGCCCCCGAGGCAATCGAAGACGCACAGACTGCGATCGCCGATCTCGCCCCCGGAGACGACTCGATGTCCGTGCTCGTCTACGGAGACGGGATCGTCTCGACGGAGATCCGCGACTCCATGACCGACAGCGTTCTGCTGGTCGGGCCGCTCGCCGCGGCGTTCGTCCTGTTCGTCCTCGTCGTCGTCTACCGGGATCCCCTGGATATCCTGCTGGGCCTGGGCGGGATCGGGCTCGTCCTCGTCTGGACGTTCGGGACGATGGGCTGGTCCGGGATCGCGTTCAGCCAGCCGTTCATCGTCGTCCTCGTGTTGCTGATCGGGCTCTCGATCGATTACGGCCTCCACGTCGTGATGCGCTACCGCGAAGAACGCGAAGACGAAGACACGTCGCCCTCGAAAGCGATGGCTGTCGGCCTCGGGAGCGTCGGCGTCGCGCTCGCCTACGTCACTACGACGACAGTCATCGGCTTTCTCTCGAACCTCACGAGTCCGCTGTCGATCTTCCGGGAGATCGGCCTCGTCAGCGCGATCGGGATCGTCGCCGCGCTACTGGTCTTCGGCGTCCTCGTTCCGGCACTGAAGGTCGAACTCGACGACGTACTGGAATCACGCGGGTTCGATCGGGTGAAGCCGGCGGTCGGCACCGGACGCGGACCGATCAATACGGTTCTGGACACCGGCTCGACGCTGGCAACGACTGCGCCGTACGTCGTCATCGTCGTCGCCGTGGTGATCAGTGGCGTCGGTGTGTACGGTGGGACCGATATCGACGCGAGTTTCGAGCAGTCGGACTTCCTCGCGGAAGACCCGGCCGACTGGCTGAAAGACCTTCCAGAACCCGTCGCTCCCGGAACGTACACCGCCGAGACGGCGATCGAAACGCTCGACTCGGACTTCGTCAGACAGGACACGACGGCGACGATCCTCGTCCGTGGCGACGTGACCGATCCCGAGACGCTGGATCGAATGGACGAGGCGCGGACGAACGCCAGCGACCTGTCCGTCACCGAAACCTACGCCGACGGCTCGGCCGCGATCTCCGATCCGATCACCGTCATGGACGACGTGGCAGCGCGAAACGAATCCTTCAACGAGACGCTCGCGGCGTCAGATACCGACGGCGACGGTGTTCCCGACGAGAACGTGACCGCTGTCTTCGACGACCTCTACCGGGTCGCCCCCGACGACGCGAGCACCGTCGTTCATCGCGAAGGCGGGGAATACCAGGCACTTCGGATGGTCGTGACGGTCGACGGTGACGCGGAGGCCGAGACGGTGACCGACCAGATGGACTGGATCGCCGACGATATCGATGGCGGTGGGGTCGCCGCGATCGCAACGGGGGACGTGATCGTCAACCAGATCACCGCCGATCAACTCGCCGAGACGGCGATCCTGAGTCTCGTCGTCGCGCTGCTGTCGGTGCTGGTGTTTCTCTCGATAGCCTACCGGGTGACTGAAGGAAGCGCATCGCTCGGGGTCGTCACGATCGTGCCGGTCGCGATGACGCTCGCGTGGGTGCTCGGAACGATGGCGCTTCTGGAGATTCCGTTCAACATCGTCACGGGCATGATCACCGGGCTCACGATCGGGCTCGGCGTCGACTACAGCCTGCACATCAGCGAGCGATTCAATCAGGAACTGGACGGCGCCCAGAGCGTCCCAACAGCCCTCCACGAAACGGTGATCGGTACTGGCGGGGCCTTACTATCGAGTGCGGCAACGACGGCCGCGGGATTCGCCGTTCTGCTCGTCGCGATTTTGCCGTTCCTCCAGTCGTTCGGTCTCATAACCGCTCTCACTATCGTCTACGCGTTCCTGGCGGCCGTCTTCGTCCTCCCGAGTATCCTGGTCGTCTGGGCCCGGTTCACCGGGGACGCGGGGCAGGGAGCGACGAGCAGAAGTGAGACCCAGGCAGACCGATCCGAGGCGCACACAGCCAAAGAGCAGCCGGCCGTGAAAGCGAGCGGTCCACCGGCGCTAACGGACCGCCTCGCGGCGCGAACGATCGAGCGACCGTATCCCCTCCCCGGGCAATCACTCCCGGTCACCGTCTCGATCCGCGGGATCGAGGGTCGAGTATCGGTTCGAGAGCAGGCCCCGGGGACGGTCACGGACGTCGATGCCGACCCCGAACCGGTCGCCGTGAATCGAAACGACGACGAGCTGACGGTCCTCTGGGAACTCGATACGCCGGAGACGGAAGCTACCCTCTCCTACTCGGTCGGGCTTCCCGAGGAATCTACCGACGGCGACGAGTTGGCGTTCGACGGTGCAGTACAGACAGCTTCTGGCCACTACTCGGCCGAGGGGGATGAAACTGCAACGGTCGTCGATGACCTCTTCCAGCGTGCTCTCGAGCGTGGAAATGTCACCGGAGCAGATCTGCGCGCTGCTGCCGATCAGAGCGACGCATCTACCGAACAATTTCACCGGCTGCGGCGTGCGTGGCTCAGCGGCGAGTGA
- a CDS encoding heavy metal translocating P-type ATPase — translation MSTQSVERYYRTHRQAIVAGTSGVLYGGGWGLGYATGFDTASAAILILAAIVGGYDIAKTAYHEVKSRTLGIKTLVTLAAVGAVAIGAYWEAAAVVFLFSLGSYLEGRTMRKTRNALEELLEMTPDTATVRRDGQLQEVPAREVEDGDIVVVKPGEKIPVDGDVIDGESAVNQAPVTGESAPVYKSPGEEVYAGTINQEGAIEVETTGAGSDTTLQRIIRRVEQAQEAQSPTESIIDRFARYYTPGVIALSIGAYAVTQNAILSLTLLVIGCPGALVIGPPVSIVSAIGNAARSGVLMKGGEHLERAGKIDLVAFDKTGTLTKGETRVSDIEGFGVESDEALELAAIAEKKSEHHLADAIVEAARHRTGAATDGGTAAVRPDAASVPRAAGSIPDPDGFEVIAGKGVVAHHDGREVVVGNRTLLDERGVEIPAAVAEYVREREERGETAVHVAREVTASGGNEASGEHDRVASHEVVGVIAMRDELREAAPAVIADLRDAGIETVMLTGDNERTASAVANEVGIDDYRAELLPEGKQRVVEDLREEGHVVAMVGDGINDAPSLAAADVGIAMGAAGTDTAIETADMALMADDLQRIPYAVTLSKATRWNVYENVGLAVATVTLLLAGVLTSYVTLALGMLVHEASVLAVIGNGMRLLRY, via the coding sequence ATGAGCACACAATCAGTCGAGCGATACTACCGGACACACCGCCAGGCAATCGTTGCCGGGACGAGCGGCGTCCTCTACGGCGGTGGTTGGGGACTCGGCTACGCCACCGGTTTCGACACCGCCAGCGCCGCGATCTTGATCCTCGCGGCGATCGTGGGCGGCTACGACATCGCTAAGACCGCCTACCACGAGGTCAAGAGCCGAACCCTCGGTATCAAAACGCTCGTGACGCTGGCCGCAGTGGGCGCGGTCGCAATCGGCGCCTACTGGGAGGCCGCCGCGGTGGTCTTCCTGTTCTCGCTTGGATCGTACCTCGAGGGGCGGACGATGCGCAAGACGCGCAACGCTCTCGAAGAGCTCCTGGAGATGACGCCCGACACCGCCACTGTCCGGCGTGACGGCCAGCTCCAGGAAGTGCCGGCACGCGAGGTCGAAGACGGAGACATCGTCGTCGTCAAACCCGGCGAGAAGATCCCGGTCGACGGCGACGTGATCGACGGCGAGAGCGCGGTCAACCAGGCCCCGGTTACCGGCGAAAGCGCACCCGTGTACAAGTCGCCCGGCGAGGAGGTCTATGCTGGAACGATCAATCAGGAGGGTGCCATCGAGGTCGAGACGACCGGTGCGGGCTCGGACACGACGCTCCAGCGGATCATCCGCCGCGTCGAGCAGGCCCAGGAGGCCCAGTCGCCGACCGAGAGCATCATCGATCGCTTCGCGAGGTACTACACACCCGGTGTGATCGCGCTGTCGATCGGTGCCTACGCCGTGACACAGAACGCGATTCTCTCTCTGACGCTGCTTGTGATCGGCTGCCCGGGCGCGCTGGTGATCGGACCGCCGGTCAGCATCGTCAGCGCGATCGGCAACGCCGCCCGGTCGGGGGTGTTGATGAAAGGCGGCGAGCACCTCGAACGGGCCGGCAAGATCGACCTCGTGGCCTTCGACAAGACCGGGACGCTCACGAAAGGCGAGACGCGCGTCTCGGACATCGAGGGGTTCGGTGTCGAGAGCGACGAGGCTCTGGAACTCGCTGCCATCGCCGAGAAAAAGAGCGAACACCACCTCGCCGACGCGATCGTCGAGGCGGCGCGCCATCGGACGGGTGCGGCGACCGATGGCGGTACGGCGGCCGTCCGTCCGGACGCCGCGTCGGTCCCGAGGGCCGCGGGATCGATCCCCGACCCGGACGGGTTCGAGGTGATCGCCGGCAAAGGCGTCGTCGCCCACCACGACGGTCGTGAGGTCGTCGTCGGCAACCGGACGTTACTCGACGAACGCGGCGTCGAGATCCCGGCGGCCGTCGCCGAGTACGTCCGCGAACGCGAGGAGCGCGGCGAAACCGCCGTCCACGTGGCTCGGGAAGTCACGGCAAGCGGCGGGAACGAGGCGAGCGGAGAGCACGACCGAGTCGCCAGCCACGAGGTCGTCGGCGTGATCGCCATGCGCGACGAGTTACGGGAAGCCGCGCCGGCGGTGATCGCCGACCTCCGGGACGCAGGCATCGAGACGGTGATGCTTACCGGGGACAACGAGCGGACTGCCAGCGCAGTTGCGAACGAGGTCGGGATCGACGACTACCGTGCCGAATTGCTCCCCGAGGGCAAGCAGCGCGTCGTCGAGGACCTCCGCGAGGAAGGTCACGTCGTCGCGATGGTCGGCGACGGCATCAACGACGCCCCCTCGCTGGCAGCCGCCGACGTCGGGATTGCGATGGGTGCCGCCGGCACCGACACCGCCATCGAGACCGCCGACATGGCGCTGATGGCCGACGACCTGCAGCGGATTCCGTACGCGGTCACCCTGAGCAAGGCCACGCGATGGAACGTCTACGAGAACGTCGGCCTCGCAGTGGCCACCGTGACGCTCTTGCTCGCCGGCGTGCTGACGAGCTACGTCACGCTCGCGCTCGGAATGCTGGTCCACGAGGCCAGCGTCCTCGCGGTGATCGGCAACGGAATGCGACTGCTGCGGTACTGA
- a CDS encoding heavy-metal-associated domain-containing protein, with product MSETTQLRVLDFDCPTCASTVERALGNVEGVESVEVHYTTGRVEIGYDDSVADPETFARTIENQGYTPQPA from the coding sequence ATGAGCGAGACAACGCAACTCCGTGTACTGGATTTCGACTGTCCGACCTGTGCGAGTACCGTCGAACGCGCTCTCGGGAACGTCGAGGGCGTCGAGAGCGTCGAGGTGCACTACACGACCGGCCGCGTCGAGATCGGTTACGACGACAGCGTCGCCGACCCGGAGACGTTCGCACGGACGATCGAGAATCAGGGTTACACGCCTCAGCCTGCGTGA
- a CDS encoding ArsR/SmtB family transcription factor yields MSDFDIEDIAVRDTRVSDAIDEPMRAMILDVLSEEARTAAEVHRQLADRGIDRTENTVRHHINELRDAGLVDVVRFEEGRGGTTKYYGANTIVLSYSLPDAADEAIGEMTDAIQPQLADALRTIEGEYEDEIQDIIADMQPCEHCRTQKYETYVLLTVLRRAFVRAHRAD; encoded by the coding sequence ATGAGCGACTTCGACATCGAGGACATCGCCGTTCGGGATACGCGTGTCTCCGACGCGATCGACGAGCCGATGCGGGCGATGATCCTCGACGTTCTCTCCGAGGAGGCGCGGACCGCCGCGGAGGTCCACCGGCAGCTCGCCGATCGCGGAATCGATCGCACGGAAAACACCGTCCGCCACCACATCAACGAGTTGCGCGACGCCGGCCTGGTCGACGTCGTGCGGTTCGAGGAGGGGCGCGGCGGGACGACGAAGTACTACGGGGCGAACACGATCGTCCTCTCGTACTCGCTGCCGGACGCGGCCGACGAAGCGATCGGGGAGATGACCGACGCGATTCAGCCGCAACTGGCGGACGCCCTGCGGACTATCGAAGGGGAGTACGAAGACGAAATCCAAGACATCATCGCGGATATGCAGCCCTGTGAACACTGTCGGACGCAGAAGTACGAGACCTACGTGCTCCTGACCGTGCTCAGGCGAGCGTTCGTCCGGGCTCACCGCGCGGATTGA